One part of the Lemur catta isolate mLemCat1 chromosome 13, mLemCat1.pri, whole genome shotgun sequence genome encodes these proteins:
- the LOC123649338 gene encoding LOW QUALITY PROTEIN: protein FRG2-like (The sequence of the model RefSeq protein was modified relative to this genomic sequence to represent the inferred CDS: substituted 1 base at 1 genomic stop codon): MGLGTEDRDPHSPSSQCQTGQLAFKQISFTDGDSDEKKPLEEKGKALSAHSSDNHNTQRQGKPNSNEEENSNTTKPKARNGTARSESEASSGGGNSRKRKISCKDSCQDRAGNCLEDEHSLTSRKKPKTSAAIHSSETEETRNANHRAHPKAHTEHSKXPRSRFSRDQPPPLRKSLVSSLRAMSEAIYQDIGQVWAQQVHSPLTWEQLSELTQLQGPLCTMVQTFYAMATQTAYVFPAEDWLTPATLPGPGDPVLDGEAHLPRQETTKPVSGSDEA, translated from the exons ATGGGATTGGGAACTGAAGACCGAGATCCGCACAGCCCCTCCAGCCAATGCCAAACTGGTCAACTCGCTTTCAAACAGATTTCCTTTACAGATGGAGactcagatgagaagaaaccactTGAAGAAAAAGGTAAGGCACTCTCTGCCCATTCCAGTGACAACCACAACACCCAGAGGCAAGGGAAG CCCAATTCAAATGAGGAGGAGAATTCCAACACAACTAAGCCCAAAGCCAGAAACGGTACTGCTAGATCAG AATCAGAGGCTAGTTCAGGTGGGGGAAACTCCAGGAAGAGGAAAATCAGTTGCAAGGACAGCTGCCAAGACAGAGCAG GGAACTGTCTAGAAGATGAGCACAGCTTGACTTCTAGAAAGAAACCAAAGACCTCTGCTGCCATACACAGCAGTGAAACGGAGGAGACCCGCAATGCCAACCACAGGGCACACCCGAAGGCCCACACTGAGCATAGCAAGTGACCCAGATCTCGTTTCTCAAGAGACCAACCACCACCACTTCGGAAAAGTCTAGTGAGCTCTCTGCGTGCTATGTCTGAAGCCATTTATCAAGACATAGGCCAGGTGTGGGCTCAGCAGGTACATTCTCCACTGACCTGGGAGCAGCTCTCTGAGCTCACCCAGCTCCAGGGGCCTCTGTGCACCATGGTGCAGACCTTCTATGCCATGGCCACCCAGACAGCCTATGTCTTCCCTGCTGAGGACTGGCTtactccagccacactgcctGGTCCTGGGGATCCGGTCCTGGATGGAGAAGC GCATCTACCTAGACAGGAGACAACTAAGCCTGTCAGTGGGTCAGATGAGGCTTGA